One window of Papaver somniferum cultivar HN1 chromosome 9, ASM357369v1, whole genome shotgun sequence genomic DNA carries:
- the LOC113313160 gene encoding methylsterol monooxygenase 2-2-like, with protein MASLLESGWQYLITNFSDFQLACLGSFFLHESVFFFSGLPFIFLERAGYLKKYKIQEKNNTPAAQEKCIAKLVMYHFGVNLPVMILSYPVFRYMGMESSLPLPSWKVVLAQILFYFILEDFVFYWGHRILHTKWLYKHVHSVHHEYATPFGLTSEYAHPAEILFLGFATIIGPAITGPHLFTLWLWMVLRVLETVEAHCGYHFPWSISNLFPLYGGADFHDYHHRLLYTKSGNYSSTFTYMDRIFGTDTGYRRLKALKVEAEEGNKKI; from the exons ATGGCCTCCCTTCTGGAATCGGGCTGGCAG TATCTAATCACTAATTTTAGTGATTTTCAACTCGCTTGTTTAGGAAGTTTCTTTCTCCACGAAAGTGTATTTTTCTTCTCCGGACTTCCTTTCATATTTCTTGAAAGGGCAGGCTACCTGAAAAAGTACAAAATTCAg GAGAAAAATAACACCCCTGCTGCGCAAGAGAAATGCATTGCAAAATTAGTGATGTATCATTTTGGTGTCAACTTACCGGTTATGATTTTATCCTACCCAGTCTTCAGATATATGGGAATGGAAAGTAGTCTGCCATTGCCGTCCTG GAAAGTAGTGTTGGCGCAAATATTGTTCTATTTCATCCTGGAGGATTTTGTGTTCTATTGGGGCCACAGAATCTTACATACAAAATGGCTATACAAGCATGTCCACAGCGTTCATCATGA ATACGCCACACCATTTGGACTGACGTCAGAATATGCTCACCCTGCTGAGATATTGTTTCTTGGCTTTGCTACCATCATCGGTCCTGCTATTACTGGGCCTCACTTGTTCACTTTATGGTTATGGATGGTATTAAGAGTTCTAGAAACAGTGGAGGCACATTGTGGATATCATTTCCCATGGAGCATCTCAAATTTGTTCCCGTTGTATGGAGG TGCGGATTTCCATGACTATCACCACCGTCTGCTTTATACAAAGTCTGGCAATTACTCATCAACTTTTACATACATGGATCG GATATTCGGAACTGATACGGGTTACAGGAGATTGAAGGCACTCAAGGTCGAAgctgaagaaggaaacaagaaaatatAA